One region of Zingiber officinale cultivar Zhangliang chromosome 7B, Zo_v1.1, whole genome shotgun sequence genomic DNA includes:
- the LOC122004446 gene encoding uncharacterized protein LOC122004446 — protein sequence MDIMGPFPMATGQRRFLLIAVDYFSKRGELELLAKISEQMAEVMNWEILKGLRTQLDHTEGSWIDELSSVLWALRMTPKEATDVTPFYLVYGGETVVLVEVGVESDRIQLYDGENVERRLIKLDLMDEVRAKATV from the exons atggacatcatggGACCATTtcccatggcgaccggtcagcggaggtTCCTGCTCatcgcggtggactacttctcaaagcgGGGGGAGCTCGAGCTGCTGGCAAAGATAAGTGAACAGATG GCGGAAGTCATGAACTGGGAAATCCTCAAGGGTCTACGAACTCAACTCGACCACACAGAAGGAAGTTGGATTGATGAGCTCTCGAGTGTCCTTTGGGCACTTCGCATGACTCCAAAAGAGGCGACCGACGTAACACCATTCTATCTGGTGTATGGAGGTGAAACAGTGGTCCTCGTGGAAGTCGGAGTGGAGTCCGACCGGATACAGCTCTACGACGGGGAGAACGTCGAGCGGAGGTTAATAAAGCTCGACTTGATGGACGAGGTGCGAGCTAAGGCTACCGTTTAG